One stretch of Punica granatum isolate Tunisia-2019 chromosome 5, ASM765513v2, whole genome shotgun sequence DNA includes these proteins:
- the LOC116206634 gene encoding uncharacterized protein LOC116206634 — protein MGSKKKKAASVFIRLVSAAGTGFFYAKKKNPRKIQEKLEFRKFDPRVNRHVLFTEAKMK, from the coding sequence ATGGgcagcaagaagaagaaagctgCGTCGGTGTTCATTAGGCTCGTCTCAGCTGCCGGGACCGGTTTCTTCTACGCCAAGAAGAAGAATCCCCGCAAGATTCAAGAGAAGCTTGAGTTCCGGAAGTTCGATCCCCGCGTCAATCGCCATGTTCTCTTCACCGAAGCAAAGATGAAGTGA
- the LOC116209683 gene encoding NADH dehydrogenase [ubiquinone] 1 alpha subcomplex subunit 8-B-like, with protein sequence MASPVDSGGQPIPTSSVLMASSKHIGMRCHSENVDFLKCKKKDPNPEKCLDKGREVTRCVLGLLKDLHQRCTKEMDDYVGCMYYYTNEFDLCRKEQAAFEKACPLE encoded by the exons ATGGCGAGTCCCGTGGACTCTGGGGGACAGCCCATCCCGACTTCGTCTGTGCTGATGGCCTCGTCGAAGCACATCGGGATGAGATGCCATTCGGAGAATGTGGACTTCCTCAAGTGCAAGAAGAAAGACCCCAATCCCGAGAAGTGTCTCGACAAAGGTCGGGAAGTCACCCGCTGTGTGCTTGGCCT GCTGAAAGATCTTCACCAGAGATGCACCAAGGAAATGGATGATTATGTAGGTTGCATGTACTACTACACAAATGAGTTCGATTTGTGCCGCAAAGAGCAGGCAGCATTCGAGAAAGCCTGCCCATTGGAATGA
- the LOC116206649 gene encoding sugar transporter ERD6-like 16, which produces MAIEQYKDLENGCVGGEDDLQKPLLVPQQEEGKKVVSDEDSDGDENNGNIAMVLLSTFVAVCGSFEFGSCVGYSAPTQSAIREDLGLTIAQYSMFGSILTIGAMLGAVTSGRIADFVGRKGAMRLSATFCIAGWLAVYFASGALSLDIGRFSTGYGIGVFSYVVPIFIAEIAPKNLRGGLTTLNQLMIVCGASLAFLIGTVINWRALALTGIVPCIVLLAGLIFVPESPRWLAKVSREKEFRLALQTLRGKDADISHEAAEIEVYIETLQSLPKARLLDMFQSKHIRSVTIGVGLMVFQQFGGVNGIGFYASQTFASAGTSAEKIGTIAYACVQVPITVLGAALMDKSGRRPLLMVSAFGTFLGSFLTGFSFFMKANDLFTEFVPLLTVAGVLIFISAFSIGMGAVPWVIMSEIFPIDIKGVAGSLVVLVNWLGAWAVSYTFNFLMSWSSSGTFFVYSGISLLTILFVVKVVPETKGKTLEEIQACINNKSERRGLIPTLK; this is translated from the exons ATGGCCATCGAACAGTACAAAGATCTCGAGAATGGCTGTGTCGGGGGTGAGGATGATCTGCAGAAGCCTCTCCTCGTTCCTCAGCAGGAGGAGGGCAAGAAGGTTGTGAGCGATGAAGACAGTGACGGTGATGAGAACAATGGGAACATTGCAATGGTCCTCCTCAGCACATTCGTCGCGGTCTGTGGCTCGTTCGAGTTCGGCTCATGC GTTGGATACTCTGCTCCCACTCAATCTGCAATCAGGGAAGATCTAGGCCTCACTATTGCTCAG TACTCGATGTTCGGTTCGATACTGACGATTGGTGCAATGCTTGGTGCTGTCACTAGTGGCCGGATTGCAGATTTTGTTGGTCGAAAAGGG GCGATGAGGTTATCAGCGACTTTCTGCATTGCTGGGTGGCTAGCAGTCTATTTCGCCAGT GGAGCTCTgtcactggacattggaaggtTCTCCACAGGATATGGAATTGGAGTTTTCTCTTACGTG GTTCCCATATTTATTGCTGAAATCGCACCGAAAAATCTCCGAGGAGGGCTCACTACATTAAATCAG CTCATGATTGTCTGTGGCGCTTCACTTGCATTCTTGATTGGAACCGTCATAAATTGGAGAGCACTGGCCCTTACAG GAATCGTTCCCTGCATTGTCCTGCTCGCGGGTTTAATCTTCGTGCCCGAGTCCCCGAGATGGCTC GCGAAAGTCAGTCGAGAGAAAGAGTTCAGATTGGCATTACAGACACTTCGTGGCAAGGATGCTGATATTTCTCATGAAGCCGCTGAAATCGAA GTTTATATCGAGACCCTGCAAAGTCTACCAAAAGCTAGGCTGCTTGATATGTTTCAAAGCAAGCACATCCGATCGGTCACT ATTGGTGTTGGACTGATGGTGTTTCAACAATTTGGAGGAGTTAACGGGATTGGTTTCTATGCGAGCCAAACCTTTGCTTCAGCGG GTACGTCTGCAGAAAAAATTGGAACGATTGCTTATGCTTGTGTTCAG GTTCCAATAACAGTTTTGGGAGCAGCTCTGATGGATAAATCGGGGCGAAGGCCCCTCTTAATG GTTTCTGCGTTTGGGACATTCTTGGGCTCATTCCTGACTGGATTCTCATTCTTTATGAAG GCCAATGATCTGTTCACCGAATTCGTTCCACTACTCACAGTCGCTGGAGTTCTG ATCTTTATATCGGCATTTTCGATCGGGATGGGAGCAGTCCCGTGGGTGATAATGTCCGAG ATATTCCCGATAGACATAAAGGGAGTCGCCGGGAGCTTGGTGGTGCTGGTGAACTGGTTAGGAGCCTGGGCTGTTTCCTACACATTCAACTTCCTCATGAGCTGGAGTTCCTCCG GAACGTTCTTTGTCTACTCAGGAATCTCATTGCTGACAATACTGTTCGTGGTGAAGGTTGTCCCAGAAACGAAGGGCAAGACACTGGAGGAGATTCAGGCTTGCATCAATAATAAGTCGGAGAGGAGAGGGCTAATACCGACATTGAAATGa
- the LOC116208551 gene encoding uncharacterized protein LOC116208551 — protein MASQAARVSFRVVVALLVVLVLFYVGRPLYWKISATVHDIRHNKQTVKQGLSQIVYEAQKSVGWFHDESDSGVIEDRKTRGAAAAARRLLRDG, from the exons ATGGCGTCCCAAGCTGCTAGGGTTTCGTTCCGCGTAGTGGTGGCGCTCCTCGTGGTCCTCGTCCTCTTCTACGTCGGCCGCCCCCTCTACTGGAAGATCTCCGCCACCGTCCACGACATCCGCCACAACAAACAGACCGTCAAGCAAG GCCTGTCGCAGATCGTTTACGAGGCGCAGAAATCCGTCGGCTGGTTCCACGACGAGTCGGACTCTGGCGTCATTGAAGACCGTAAAACTCGTGGTGCGGCCGCGGCGGCTCGGAGGCTCCTCCGCGATGGTTAA
- the LOC116208550 gene encoding large ribosomal RNA subunit accumulation protein YCED homolog 1, chloroplastic yields MSLLISPTFMAPCHSDHLGTSTSKSHRLASPGRTFFVSTRSGAPCLVKDTTHRVFRPTRLTASKSSAVASGSQPDTDNALSIDWGEQELDGTEELDSPWGGAIIYRRNSSVSHVEYCTTLERLGLEKLSTDTSKLRASALGLRVTKSVKDYPLGTPVLISVDVTRRKNKLRLDGIIRTVITLGCNRCGEPAAESVFSNFSILLTNEPIEEPKILSLGTISGEDKSKSSPGFIDKVEEGDADETEIDMDDWLYFPPEEKQIDLSKNIRDLVHLEITLNAVCDPSCKGLCLKCGTNLNTSMCSCSKSDARKKSFGPLGNLKKQMQQL; encoded by the exons ATGTCACTTCTGATCTCGCCAACCTTCATGGCTCCATGTCATTCTGATCATTTGGGAACATCGACATCGAAATCTCATAGACTTGCATCACCAGGGAGGACCTTTTTCGTTTCCACCCGCAGCGGTGCCCCCTGTTTAGTTAAAGACACAACCCACAGAGTGTTCAGACCGACACGCTTGACAGCATCCAAGTCTAGTGCAGTAGCCAGCGGCTCTCAACCAGATACCGATAATGCACTATCTATCGACTGGGGGGAGCAGGAATTAGATGGAACTGAAGAGTTGGACTCGCCATGGGGAGGAGCCATTATTTACCGGAGAAACTCTTCGGTGTCACATGTGGAGTACTGCACGACGCTGGAGAGACTCGGTCTAGAAAAGCTCTCGACCGATACATCCAAGTTGAGGGCTTCTGCATTGGGTTTGCGTGTCACGAAATCTGTGAAGGATTACCCACTCGGGACGCCTGTTCTGATCTCTGTCGACGTGACTAGGAGGAAAAACAAGTTGAGGCTCGATGGTATTATTAGGACTGTCATCACTCTTGGATGCAACAG GTGCGGAGAGCCGGCAGCTGAATCTGTATTCTCCAACTTCTCCATTTTATTGACCAACGAGCCCATCGAGGAACCTAAGATACTTAGCTTGGGTACAATCTCTGGGGAAGATAAGTCTAAGTCATCACCTGGGTTCATAGACAAGGTAGAGGAAGGAGATGCCGATGAGACTGAAATCGACATGGATGATTGGCTTTACTTCCCTCCAGAAGAGAAACAGATCGATTTATCAAAAAACATAAGGGACCTGGTGCACCTGGAGATCACCCTAAATGCCGTGTGCGATCCCAGTTGTAAGGGCTTGTGCCTGAAGTGCGGGACGAATTTGAACACGAGTATGTGCAGTTGTAGCAAGTCAGATGCGAGGAAGAAAAGTTTCGGCCCTCTCGGGAATTTGAAAAAGCAAATGCAACAACTGTAA